From a region of the Impatiens glandulifera chromosome 4, dImpGla2.1, whole genome shotgun sequence genome:
- the LOC124935331 gene encoding uncharacterized protein LOC124935331 yields the protein MEHVSTTKTLLRVLREQEFDILLSCVEQVSKKYDIEIPQMEARYKSSRSRSCQQNDSITIKNHYQFDVFVATIGFQIEELDSRLKDEAVELFKLSSALKPKHNFKLLNVDHIYQHAEKFYHLDFDAQDLHHLRTQLAHYELDMPVNERFQNLSTIYE from the coding sequence ATGGAGCATGTTTCAACTACTAAAACTTTGCTTCGTGTTTTGAGAGAGCAAGAGTTTGATATTTTACTCAGTTGCGTGGAACAAGTTTCTAAAAAGTATGACATTGAGATACCTCAAATGGAAGCACGTTACAAATCTAGTAGAAGTCGTTCTTGTCAACAAAATGATTCGATTACAATTAAGAACCACTATCAATTTGATGTATTTGTTGCTACAATAGGTTTTCAAATTGAAGAGCTCGATAGTAGATTAAAGGACGAGGCAGTCGAACTTTTTAAGCTCAGTAGTGCTTTGAAACCTAAACACAACTTTAAACTTCTTAATGTTGATCACATCTATCAACATGCTGAGAAATTCTATCATCTAGATTTTGATGCACAAGATTTGCACCACTTGAGAACACAATTGGCTCACTATGAGCTTGACATGCCCGTCAATGAAAGATTTCAGAATTTATCAACTATTTATGAATAA